A single region of the Cyanobacteria bacterium FACHB-DQ100 genome encodes:
- a CDS encoding IS1 family transposase codes for WQHSRFKSTAAQRAGLASRSWTWHDIATYPTLI; via the coding sequence TTTGGCAGCACAGTCGATTCAAATCAACCGCAGCACAGCGGGCAGGATTAGCCTCTCGTTCTTGGACTTGGCACGATATCGCAACCTATCCCACATTAATTTGA